One genomic segment of Streptomyces sp. NBC_00239 includes these proteins:
- a CDS encoding NUDIX hydrolase, which produces MSAEHAGPVIPPGARQVSRVVLLDPRDRILLLHGFEPADPADHWWFTPGGGLEGAETREQAALRELAEETGITRVELGPVLWRRYCSFPFDGRRWEQDEWYFLARTDQTETAPAGLTELERRSVAGARWWTYGELSAAHETVYPTRLAELLRTLLDEGPPGAPVVLAPEIV; this is translated from the coding sequence GTGTCGGCTGAGCACGCCGGTCCGGTGATCCCGCCCGGGGCCCGGCAGGTGTCCCGGGTGGTGCTGCTGGACCCGCGGGACCGGATCCTGCTGCTGCACGGCTTCGAGCCGGCGGACCCCGCCGACCACTGGTGGTTCACCCCCGGCGGCGGCCTCGAGGGCGCCGAGACGCGGGAGCAGGCGGCGCTGCGCGAACTCGCCGAGGAGACCGGGATCACACGGGTCGAACTCGGGCCCGTGCTGTGGCGGCGGTACTGCTCCTTCCCCTTCGACGGGCGGCGCTGGGAGCAGGACGAGTGGTACTTCCTCGCCCGAACCGACCAGACCGAGACGGCGCCCGCCGGACTCACCGAGCTGGAGCGGCGCAGCGTGGCCGGGGCCAGATGGTGGACCTACGGGGAACTGTCGGCGGCCCATGAGACGGTGTACCCGACCAGACTCGCCGAGCTGCTCCGCACACTGCTCGACGAGGGTCCTCCGGGTGCGCCGGTGGTCCTGGCCCCGGAAATCGTTTAG